From Treponema sp. OMZ 787:
TGGGCATTGTTTGTTTCGTAAACACCTTCTTTAATTTCGATAACCTTAAACTCTTTCACCATAACTCCCATAAAAATTCAATAACATACAATTTCTTTTATCATAAATTCCCGGCCTGTAAGAATCTCATGCTCATTACAAGAACAGGAAGGGCATACGCCGTGATATTCTATCGGGTCAAAAACTTGAGTGCAACTGCTGCAGCGTACAGAAGCCTTTACCATTTCGATTTTCAGCTTTGTGTCTGCCATCCATGTTCCGTCTACGGCGGCAGGATAGCAGGCTTGAACAAAGTGCGGAACAACGGTTGCAATTTCGCCGATTTGTAAAACTATTGTATCGACCTCGGTGACATTATTGGATTTAGCGATTGCATCAACCCGCCGGACAACTTCCATGACCAAACTTAATTCGTGCATAAACTTAAATCCGGTTTTTATTTGTGTTTGGGAGAAGGTTTAAAAATCTTGTTAAATAAAATTTTGCCTTCCCTTTTTACCATGTTTCTTATAACGACACCCTTAATCTTTTCGAGGCTACTCGGGTGAGCATCATAAACACGCTTTAAGCTGATGGCTCCGAAGCGGCAGCGCGTAGTACACATTCCGCAGCCTATGCACATATACTCGTCAACCTTGACGGCTCCGCATTTTAAACAGCGTTCAGTTTCAGCCTTGACCTGATCTTCGGTTAAGGTCTTGCGTAAATCCCTAAAGGTCTTTTTGCCTTCTTCGCCGGAAGGTTCTTCCGCTCTTTGGCGGGGCAGCCGGTCAAAGCCTGCAAGCTCCAAGTTTTCACGGTCTAAGGGTTTATAATCCCTCTTTGTTCTTCCCATAACCAAACTTTGCCCGGGATGTACAAAGCGGTGAATCGAAACAGCACCCTCCTTTCCCTGGGCTATGGCATCTATGGCGAATTTGGGACCTGTCAACACATCGCCGCCTACAAAGATGTCTTTTTGAGCGCTCTGATAGGTAACCGGGTCGGCCTTTACGGTTTGGTTTTTGTTTATCTCGCAGGCGGAACCTTCCAAGATAGCCCCCAAATCGATTGCCTGTCCTACCGAGGTTATAACAAAGCTGCACTCGACAGTCATGGTATCGTTTTCATCATAGGCAGGGCTGAACCTTCCGTCCTTATCAAAAACGGAAACGCATTTTTTAAATTCCACTCCGCTAACCTTTCCGTCTTGAACGAGGATTCGTTTGGGGCCCCATGAGTTTGTAATCTTTATACCCTCTTCTTCGGCCTCATGGATTTCTTCGGGAAGGGCAGGCATTTCTTCCCTCTTTTCAAGGCAGAACATAGAAACTTCTTCTCCGCCTGCGCGGACTGCCATTCGGGCAACGTCAACGGCTACGTTTCCGCCTCCGATAACGATTACCTTGCCTGAAAGGCTTTTGGTTTCGTTTAAGTTTTCTTCCCTTAAAAAGTCCACACCGGTAATTACGCCGGCTGCATCTTCGCCTTCAATGCCCAAGAGCCTTCCCTTTTGGGCTCCGATTGCAAGGTAAAAGGCCTTAAAGTCTTGAGCTCTAAGTTCATCAAGGCTTATATCCTTTCCTACCTCGATTCCGGTTTTAAAGTTTACGCCCAGTTCTCTTAAAACATCTATTTCGGAATCAAGAACTTTTTTTTCGAGCCTAAATGAGGGGATGCCGAATTTTAACATTCCGCCCAAAGATTTTTCTTTTTCAAAGACGGTTACATCGTAATTGTCTATTGCAAGATAGTAGGCGCATGAAAGGCCGGCAGGGCCGCCGCCTATAACGGCGATTTTTTTATCGTGATAGTCTCTTTTCTTTTTCGGAACATAGCGGTGCTCCGAATTAAGATCCTGCTCCGCTATAAATTTTTTGATATCGTCAACGGCAACGGCCTCATCGAGACCTAGCCGTGAACAGCCTTGTTCGCAATAACGGGGACAGACATGACCGCATACTGCCGGGAAGGGATTTTCGAGTTTTATAAGTTCCAAGGCCTCCCTGTATTTTCCTTGAGCTGCAAGTTTTATATAACCTTGAACACCTATATGGGCGGGACAGTTAGCCTTACAGGGGCTTGTTCCGGTCTTTACGACAACCTGCCTGTTTGTGCGGTAATCAGGATTCCAGTCTTCAGGTCCCCATCGGTGGTCTCGAGGAGTTTTTACGGTCTTTTCTTCGGGGATGGGCTTTGACGAGCAGATTTTTTGCCCCAGTCTTAGGGCATTAGACGGACAGTGCTCTACACATTCACCGCAGGCTACACATTTTTCTTCATCAATTACCGAAATATAATTTGAGCGGGAAAAATCGGGATTCCTGTACATAATTGCATTTCGGATAGCAAGACAGCCGCATCCGCAGCAGTTACAGATGGCATGAGTTTTACCTTCTCCGTCAAGGTTTGGAATATCGTGCATGAGCCCGTTTTCTTCAGCTCTTTTTATAATTTCAAAGGCTTCTTCACGTGTAATCTGCCTCGCTCTTCCGGTCTTTATATAATACTCGGCGGCGTGTCCCATCTGGATACACATATCTTCTTTTAGATGGCCGCAGCCTTCTCCCATCTTTTCGCGCACCGTTCTGCAAGAACAGTCGGAAACACTAAAAAGAGTGTGCTGATTTAAGTAATGAGAAATTTCTTCATAGCTTGCATGATGGGTATCGCTTTCGATTGCACTTTGAATTGGAATAACCCTCATCGGAGAAACTCCCATGGGCAAGATACCGGGAGCTATTTCTCCCTTCTTTTTGCCGTAGGCATCGAAGGCTATGGTTATTTCGGGATGCTTTTCGGTGAGTTCCTTGTTGTTGTTAATCATCTCCATAATGCCGGGAACCCAGATTTCGGTCCAATACTTATTTACCCCATCGATTGTGTTCGTAAGGCAGCATCCCACATAGGCCAAATCCCAAAGAATCTTTTCGGTTTCCTCTACGGTTTTTCCGCATAGAGGAGCTATATCTTGGGCACTCAGGGGCGTTCTTATTTTTAAAAACATCCCGACCTTTGCCATTTCATCTGAAACGATGTTTTCCATAACATAGTATTCGGGATCATCGTAGGTAATAGACCTTTTGGACCCCGGTTTTGTCCGGTTTAAATGGTTGGCAAAGTCCAAAAGAAAGGGACTCTTTCTTTTCGGCTTATAATCGACTGCATACAGGATCTTTTTAGGCTTGTCTTTTTTACTCATAAAACGCTCCATAAAAGTAAATAATGTTTAACTCATTTGCGGATTTATCCGCAGGCACTTAATTTTGAATTTTATCATAAAGGTAGAAAAAAGTAAATAGAAAAATAAAAATGATTTAAGATAAAATTGAATTGAAATAAACCGCAAGGAGAGCAAAGATTCTTTAATGCAGGCTTATAGTTTACAACAAGAACCTATCGTGTTATACTTTACAAGTCAACACAATGTTAATTTTGGAGGAAGGAATGACAGCTTTTTATATAATTGCAGGATTGCTTGCGGTTTTCGGTATTTTAATTCACAAGTTTAAATTCTATTTTTTGATTGCGGGTTATAATATGATGAGTAAGGAGGAAAAAGAAGAATATAATGCATCTTCCATAGGCAAGCATGTAGGGCTTAGCCTCTATCTTCTTTCAGGCCTTTCCTTGGCTGTAGGCCTTTTTTTTCAGTTTTTTCAAATGTCCAAACAAACCGAAAAACTTGTAATAGCAGTCTATGTAATTTTTACAATGATTACAGTTTCAATCCTCTTGGTAAAAGAAAATAAAAAAAGACTAAACGAAGTTATTCCCTTTATCGTGTTTATAAATATTGTCGTTTTAATTATTTTGGCTCTAGTTATTTTTGCAGGGTAAACGATATTTGAGCGCTAAAAAAACTTGTCGGATTTTTAGAGATGATCTTTAAATGTAAAGCACAATTCGCAAGAAAGGGGATGATGGAATGACCAATGGTGCTCCATCTCCCCTTTGTGTGTCTACGGTTTTATTTCAGATTGAACGGATAGATACCTGTTTTTTTAATAAAGTAAAAATAGCAAAAAACACCGGCGGCTGCAAGCAGCAAGATTAAAACGGCAATCAACAATCCCTCCGCACGAATAAAAATATTTCTGCCTACATTGCCATACATCCCTTTGCCACAGCAAGAGCATTTCAACAAGCCAGACAGAAATGGTAATAATGGGGATTCTTTTTCTCAATCTTCTTGGCCTGCGTCTTCCTTAACATTATAGTTTAATGCAGAGTGTAGCTATATAGTCATTTCCATAACATGATAATCTATGTCTTTTATCACATGATTCATAAAAATCTATCATAGCGAGACCATTTTTAAGTTGTCCTCTAATCTGAGTTTCTAATGTATGGCTAAATTCATATCCATATTCCGGATTTATGGTTATCTTGCCTTCCTCTTCAAGCTCTTTTGAATTAAAAGGTATTGAAAACTTTAAAAGTAATTCCTCATCGGGTTTGTCCCATACAATGTCAGAATCATACATGTATATCCAAGGATTCATAAATCCGACCATTAACAATCCACCCTTTTTCAATACTCGAGAGGCTTCTTTATATATGTTTTCTAAATCTTCTACATATACATTTGAAACTGGATTAAAAATAATATCAAAAGTTTCATTTTCAAATGGAAATGGTTTTGTCATATCGCCTTGAACTGTGTTGATTTTTAAGCCTTCTCTTTTAGCAACCATATCATCTTTTTGTAATTGTGATTTAGAAAAATCCATTATGGTTACATCATAACCTTTTATAGCAAAAACTGGTCCCTGCTGTCCACCACCACAAGCTAAACCTAATATCTTTTTTCCGTTTGCTTTTTCAAACCATTCTTTTGGAACTTTTTTCCCAACAGTTAATGCAACAGAAATTGGATTATTTCTAACTTCTTCTAATTCTTCATGTGTCAATGGCTCAGTATAGTCATTTTTTACATTATTCCATCTATCTTCATTTAATTTTATATAATTGTTCATTTTATAATCTCCTCGTAATTTTATATTATTTCGATTTAAGTTGAATGTGTTGCCATTACATTTTTCTCACCTCTACAAATTCTAATTTAGCTATACCTAAAAACAAGAATTAAATATTCGCTTTGAACCAGTTGTCTAAAAAAGTCATTTGTTCCTCTGTATGAAACCAATGCTCGCCATTCTCCATAACCGTTAAGTCCGCATTTATTTTACCCGCAAAATTACGGATAGTTTTTAAAGAAGTTATATTATCACTCTTACCATAAAGAATGCTGGTCGGGATATTCCATGTGATAGGATTGTCTCTAACATACGAAAGATATTCCCAGGATAAGGACTCCCCGAACGGCGTATTGATTACTTTTTTCAAGCTAAGTTCTTTTTCGGATACATCTGCTTTTTGCATTATATCCAAAATCAGCTTTTCCATATCGACAATGGGCGAAATAAACATTGCTTTTTCAATAATCCCAGATAATGATATTAACGAAAAATACGCTCCAATGCTATTTGCAATTAAGAGAATCCCATCATATTTTAAAGAAATATCAGCAAAATATTTTTGAAATTCCGATTTGGCTTCCCATGGTAATTCCGATTTATAATCAAAACCTTTCACATCATACGTATCACTAAAAAACTTCTCATAATGACGAGCTTCGTCAGCGGAGCCACTTTTGCCATGTATATATACAGCAACTTTTTTCATTTCATTCTCTCTATTCTCCTACAACTTCTAATCATTGCAAATCAAAACCTTAGAAGCCAAGTCCAATGATTCTATAGATTTTACTATATAAAAACCCGTTAAACATAAAATTCAAATTGCATATCATTCTTCAAACAGCACCTCTGATATTTCTTGAAATTTCTTGATCCCTTCACATTCAATCAGGCTTATCTCTTTTTTTCTTAATTTTTTTAAAGGCCGAACATATACTTTGTTCTTTTCTTTTCTCCAGGTGGCAGCCAATTCACTATTTAACATAATCACAGGTTTTACAATTCCTGTCAAAGTATAAATATCTCTTATATATTTGGGATCAAAGAAAGGGTTTTCTCTTTTCTCAAAAGCCAATAAAAGAGCATCAAACCCTGCGATAAATATAATTTGGGGAATATCTCCTTCCTCCAATTCTCCTGCATAATATCTAATTGTTCCCTCAACTTCCACGGTTTTTAAATCCAGTTTTTTCATCCAGTTTTCGATGAGCCCTTTATTCTCTTTAAAATAATACCTTGCATCCGCCAAAGATACCGGTCCGAAACCGGAAAAGTATCGGCGAGCAATCTCCAATTCCGCTTTCTCCTTATCCCAAGGCTCATAGCTTTCTAATAAACCAAAATATTGCCGTCCATATTCTTGATAAATTTTGCCTTCAGAAATCAAAGAAGCTATGATCCCGCCCCAAGAATCAAATAGGGACGCTTCTTTTTCTTTCGATAAGCCCTCTTTGCGACAGATCTCCTTCAACTCATCTCGACTTTTATGACCGCTTTCTAATGTTTCCAGAATCAAATCTCCATAATAGCCTTTTTCTTTTGCTGAAATTTTCCCGTCGTGAGAAGGTAGCGATAAATTTGGTTTTAAATAATTCCGCCCTTCGTATAAGTAAAGCGGAATTTCCTCCTTCAGATAAGCATGAAGCGTTCCTCTGACAGACCATTGACGTACTAAATCCAAACTCCAAGGCCTGGAAAAATCCTCAGTTCTCATCCTCGTCAAAAATCCCACATCTGCATAAGAGCGAACCTGTGCCTGTACTCCATTATGCTGTCTGCAAATTTGATGTACCGTCATGGGCTCTATAAAACCCATTTTTTTTAATACTATTGCTTTCCAATTGATTATTTCCATATTTTTGCCTGCCTTTTCATATCTCAGCTTCAAATTTATCAATTTCTCGTCCGCGCTATTATATCACTTTTCCCATATTTTGTCATTTAATCAAGTTGAATATTCATTCTTGTAACCACTGTATTCTTTCTTAATTTTGCCGCTGTCCATAACTGTGATCTCGTCTTGGCTCATCAGCTCTTTACCTTTCTTTTGATAATTTAGTCTAAAGCTCTTTTGTTAAATAACTGAGAGTACATAATCGAAACGACAAAGTTAAAGATATCATCGGTATCGGATATGATAACAAATAGGGCCGTCTTTTGATCTCCCGGTGTATCCAGTTCATCTTCTTTCATCAAATCCCGTAGTTCCTGAATATCAAAGGGAGCAAGCCTTGCACCACAGCTTATAAGAATCGATTTAGCAGTTTTTCCTGTTGCTACTTGTCAAGGACTTTTTAATCAAAATCATCTTTTTTTTCGTCCGATTTTCTCCTAAGCTCCCTCAGCATTATTCTTGTCAGCTTATCTTGCATTGTTTCAGTTGCATTTTCATTGAAGTGGATAACAACCTCATAGGTGGTCTTTCCAATCTTTCTCTTTGTGCTAATGCCTTTTTTATCTGTGTTTTTCAGTTCTTCCATAAATTCTCCTTTTTGTTTTTTGAATTTTTGACAACAAAAAAAGGAAGTATTGGCTATTTGCTTTTACTTCCTCTTAGTGATTTTATTTATTTGTTTTACTTCGACAAACCGGGATTTGATTATTTCCATGGACGATTTTTAGCAAGCCATCCTTTCTCTTGCCAATATGTCTTATCTCTCTCATTCAATCCCTTTTTTTGAATAATTCTCATAATATTGAATAAAATCCTTGTTTTTATTGAAGGTCTTACCTTTGTATAGTTATTTTTTATTTTATTCGAGAGAGTTGTTGTTTGGTGGTCAACCTTTGATTTTATCTTCTCGTCAACTCTCTTCCAATCCGTCTCCCAAACTGCAATACCTAATTTATAAGTTTTAGCACATCCCCAAAAGAATGTGCTATCTGCCATATCTTTATTAGCTTTTTTCATTCCTGCCCCAGCAGCTGTTGAAACACAGACAGCTTGTTTTGAAAACATACTTTCACTTGGTCGGTGAACCATCCATCTATAACCATAATGGTCAAGAAACGCTTTCATTGAACCTGTAACATGATATACATATACAGGGCTTGCAAGAATAATTATATCCGACTCATCTATGGCATTTGTAATTGGCTGTAATTGTTCGAAATGCGGACACATACTTTCTCCTTTAGTAAAGCAATTCCCACACCCAATACAGAAATGATTAAAATCTTTTGGTAGAAAAAATTCCGATACTTCTCCACCCAATTTATCTGCAAGCATTCTTGAACTATTATATGTTGAACCTTTATGACTTTGACCATGTATAATAACTATTTTCATAAAATCACCACCGTAAATTCAAATTTATTTGTCTATATCGGCTAATATTGTAACATTTTTAAGCGATTTTTTTCTACTGCCGGATTTCCCACTTACTCGCTACTATTCCCCCTTAGAATGTATTACCTTAAATTCATGATGACAATTCCGATTTTGCCTTGTTCTACATCGTTTATCATCTGTGTATAGGCTGAGCGGTCAAGGAACCTACCGCTTTCATCATCGTCGGTATAGTGGCGAATGTTTATCAGCTTTTGCTCTCGCCACCGTCTCTATCTTCATCACCAACTGAAAGGCGGGAGTATAGTGCTGTGATTTTATTATGATATTCTATCATGGCATTATCCTCCTTTTTTGTGTCTATATATCACTCCTGTTTCCGATGTGAAGAATCACTCATAGCTCCACCCCACGATCTTTCTTAAAGGCTGCTTCCATCACATCTGCATCACGGCCCTTGAAGAAAACTAAATACCTTGGTGGA
This genomic window contains:
- a CDS encoding hydrogenase maturation nickel metallochaperone HypA; translated protein: MHELSLVMEVVRRVDAIAKSNNVTEVDTIVLQIGEIATVVPHFVQACYPAAVDGTWMADTKLKIEMVKASVRCSSCTQVFDPIEYHGVCPSCSCNEHEILTGREFMIKEIVCY
- a CDS encoding FAD-dependent oxidoreductase, which produces MSKKDKPKKILYAVDYKPKRKSPFLLDFANHLNRTKPGSKRSITYDDPEYYVMENIVSDEMAKVGMFLKIRTPLSAQDIAPLCGKTVEETEKILWDLAYVGCCLTNTIDGVNKYWTEIWVPGIMEMINNNKELTEKHPEITIAFDAYGKKKGEIAPGILPMGVSPMRVIPIQSAIESDTHHASYEEISHYLNQHTLFSVSDCSCRTVREKMGEGCGHLKEDMCIQMGHAAEYYIKTGRARQITREEAFEIIKRAEENGLMHDIPNLDGEGKTHAICNCCGCGCLAIRNAIMYRNPDFSRSNYISVIDEEKCVACGECVEHCPSNALRLGQKICSSKPIPEEKTVKTPRDHRWGPEDWNPDYRTNRQVVVKTGTSPCKANCPAHIGVQGYIKLAAQGKYREALELIKLENPFPAVCGHVCPRYCEQGCSRLGLDEAVAVDDIKKFIAEQDLNSEHRYVPKKKRDYHDKKIAVIGGGPAGLSCAYYLAIDNYDVTVFEKEKSLGGMLKFGIPSFRLEKKVLDSEIDVLRELGVNFKTGIEVGKDISLDELRAQDFKAFYLAIGAQKGRLLGIEGEDAAGVITGVDFLREENLNETKSLSGKVIVIGGGNVAVDVARMAVRAGGEEVSMFCLEKREEMPALPEEIHEAEEEGIKITNSWGPKRILVQDGKVSGVEFKKCVSVFDKDGRFSPAYDENDTMTVECSFVITSVGQAIDLGAILEGSACEINKNQTVKADPVTYQSAQKDIFVGGDVLTGPKFAIDAIAQGKEGAVSIHRFVHPGQSLVMGRTKRDYKPLDRENLELAGFDRLPRQRAEEPSGEEGKKTFRDLRKTLTEDQVKAETERCLKCGAVKVDEYMCIGCGMCTTRCRFGAISLKRVYDAHPSSLEKIKGVVIRNMVKREGKILFNKIFKPSPKHK
- a CDS encoding DUF3784 domain-containing protein → MTAFYIIAGLLAVFGILIHKFKFYFLIAGYNMMSKEEKEEYNASSIGKHVGLSLYLLSGLSLAVGLFFQFFQMSKQTEKLVIAVYVIFTMITVSILLVKENKKRLNEVIPFIVFINIVVLIILALVIFAG
- a CDS encoding class I SAM-dependent methyltransferase; amino-acid sequence: MNNYIKLNEDRWNNVKNDYTEPLTHEELEEVRNNPISVALTVGKKVPKEWFEKANGKKILGLACGGGQQGPVFAIKGYDVTIMDFSKSQLQKDDMVAKREGLKINTVQGDMTKPFPFENETFDIIFNPVSNVYVEDLENIYKEASRVLKKGGLLMVGFMNPWIYMYDSDIVWDKPDEELLLKFSIPFNSKELEEEGKITINPEYGYEFSHTLETQIRGQLKNGLAMIDFYESCDKRHRLSCYGNDYIATLCIKL
- a CDS encoding alpha/beta hydrolase, giving the protein MKKVAVYIHGKSGSADEARHYEKFFSDTYDVKGFDYKSELPWEAKSEFQKYFADISLKYDGILLIANSIGAYFSLISLSGIIEKAMFISPIVDMEKLILDIMQKADVSEKELSLKKVINTPFGESLSWEYLSYVRDNPITWNIPTSILYGKSDNITSLKTIRNFAGKINADLTVMENGEHWFHTEEQMTFLDNWFKANI
- a CDS encoding DNA glycosylase AlkZ-like family protein is translated as MEIINWKAIVLKKMGFIEPMTVHQICRQHNGVQAQVRSYADVGFLTRMRTEDFSRPWSLDLVRQWSVRGTLHAYLKEEIPLYLYEGRNYLKPNLSLPSHDGKISAKEKGYYGDLILETLESGHKSRDELKEICRKEGLSKEKEASLFDSWGGIIASLISEGKIYQEYGRQYFGLLESYEPWDKEKAELEIARRYFSGFGPVSLADARYYFKENKGLIENWMKKLDLKTVEVEGTIRYYAGELEEGDIPQIIFIAGFDALLLAFEKRENPFFDPKYIRDIYTLTGIVKPVIMLNSELAATWRKEKNKVYVRPLKKLRKKEISLIECEGIKKFQEISEVLFEE
- a CDS encoding transposon-encoded TnpW family protein, coding for MEELKNTDKKGISTKRKIGKTTYEVVIHFNENATETMQDKLTRIMLRELRRKSDEKKDDFD
- a CDS encoding flavodoxin family protein codes for the protein MKIVIIHGQSHKGSTYNSSRMLADKLGGEVSEFFLPKDFNHFCIGCGNCFTKGESMCPHFEQLQPITNAIDESDIIILASPVYVYHVTGSMKAFLDHYGYRWMVHRPSESMFSKQAVCVSTAAGAGMKKANKDMADSTFFWGCAKTYKLGIAVWETDWKRVDEKIKSKVDHQTTTLSNKIKNNYTKVRPSIKTRILFNIMRIIQKKGLNERDKTYWQEKGWLAKNRPWK